DNA from Deltaproteobacteria bacterium:
AGTCGGCGTACTTGCCGGTGCCGACGATCAGCCGGCTCTTGAGGGTGTGCTCGCCCACCTTGAAGGTGTCGCTCATGGTCGTCAGCCTCCTCCGACGAAGGAGACGATCTCGAGCTCGTCGCCCTCGCGAAGCGTGGTCCCCGCGTACTCGCTCTTGGGGACGATGGTTCGGTTCTTCTCGACGGCGACCCGGCTCGTGCGCACCTCGAGGTGCGTCAGGAGGGTCTCGATCGTGAGGTCCTCCGGGACCTCTCGCTCTTCGCCGTTCACTCGGAGCTTCATGCCAGTGCTTCCTAGAGGGGCAGCTCGGCCGCCTCGGCCATGAGGGCCTCGATCGCCGCGATCTCCTTGGGGGCGTCCGCGGTGAGGATCTCGGGCTCGCCAGCGGTGATCACGACGTCGTCCTCGATGCGGATGCCGATGCCCCGGAAGCGCTCGGGCGCCTCCTCGTCGTCGGCGCGCACGTAGAGGCCGGGCTCGATGGTCATGACCATCCCGGCCCTGAGCTTGCGGGTCACGCCCTCGGACTCGAAGTACTGCCCGCAGTCGTGCACGTCCATGCCCAGCCAGTGGCCGGTCTTGTGGGGGTAGTAGCGCTTGTAGCTCTCGGTCTCGATGGCCTCGTCGACCGAGCCCTTCAGCAGGCCCAGCTCGATCAGGCGCTCGGTGAGGATCCGGACCGAGACGTCGTGGACCTCCGAGAAGCGGACGCCCGCCCGGCTCTTCTCGATGGAGGCGAGCTGGGCGTCGAGGACGGCCTGGTAGAGATCCCGCTGCTCCGGGCTGAACTTGCCGCTGGCCGGGAAGGTCCGGGTGATGTCGGCGCTGTAGCCGTCGAGCTCGCAGCCGGCGTCGATGAGGATCAGCGC
Protein-coding regions in this window:
- the thiS gene encoding sulfur carrier protein ThiS; translation: MKLRVNGEEREVPEDLTIETLLTHLEVRTSRVAVEKNRTIVPKSEYAGTTLREGDELEIVSFVGGG